One genomic window of Haloarcula limicola includes the following:
- the lwrS gene encoding LWR-salt protein: protein MMEDGTDPKAAPARYVFRVTFRLDPKQGVTTEPDRFETVLYRAADPPGEDGWLFFRDNCWRGNVADERHVRQLAEDALGVPVESVSFSELQTSEAYLDDLKEAIAADLGVFNADDVTEVLSKYLGSSIRVE from the coding sequence ATGATGGAAGACGGGACCGACCCGAAGGCCGCGCCGGCCCGATACGTCTTCCGCGTGACCTTCCGACTCGACCCGAAGCAGGGAGTGACTACCGAGCCGGACCGCTTCGAAACGGTCCTGTACCGGGCGGCCGACCCGCCGGGCGAAGACGGGTGGCTGTTCTTCCGCGACAACTGCTGGCGGGGCAACGTTGCCGACGAGAGACACGTTCGGCAGTTGGCGGAAGACGCGCTGGGAGTCCCCGTCGAGTCGGTCTCGTTCAGCGAACTCCAGACGAGCGAGGCGTACTTAGACGACCTCAAGGAAGCTATCGCGGCCGATCTCGGCGTGTTCAACGCCGACGACGTGACCGAGGTGCTCTCGAAGTACCTCGGTAGCTCTATCCGCGTCGAGTGA
- a CDS encoding 4a-hydroxytetrahydrobiopterin dehydratase — protein MADLLSDEEIAERIPDGWEREDDEIVRTFEFDEYLDASGFLSAAAGVAEDAFHHPEMTITWGEVEVRLTTHDAGGITENDTDMAERLNGIYE, from the coding sequence ATGGCAGACCTGCTATCCGACGAGGAGATAGCCGAGCGCATCCCCGACGGCTGGGAGCGAGAGGACGACGAGATCGTCCGGACGTTCGAGTTCGACGAGTACCTCGACGCCTCCGGGTTCCTGAGCGCGGCCGCGGGCGTCGCCGAGGACGCCTTCCACCACCCGGAGATGACGATCACTTGGGGCGAAGTCGAGGTGCGCCTGACGACCCACGACGCGGGCGGGATCACGGAGAACGACACGGACATGGCCGAGCGGTTAAACGGCATCTACGAGTGA
- the hemA gene encoding glutamyl-tRNA reductase, producing MREQTGVIVGVRVTHEDATVDQLEAAAADSQRHAVESLLSRRFIEEAFVLQTCNRTESYVVAPDHETGLSALSPVVADVPEDVVLEMDHEESLRHLLRVGAGLESIVLGEDQILGQLRDAYEDARGVGGIGTLLEDGVTKAMRVGERARNETAINEGVVSLASAAVRLVNRECALAGETALVVGAGEMGQLAARALAERVDRVLVANRTVPHAEHVAETIDVDASAVALNAVEAAVESARIVVSATGSNDHVFDADTFAESGETYVVDIAQPRDVSADAAEVPGVSVYDLDALESVTEETRAQRKRAAEEVEEIVDEEFDRLLAQYKRKRADRVISAMYESAEQVKAAELNRAMASEEFDEAQRDVMESMADAIVSQLLAAPTRSLRDAAEDDDWSTIQTALELFDPDFGPDSNDPPAFVEDMAVEDIPEGMREEIPASVLDQLADD from the coding sequence GTGAGAGAGCAGACGGGTGTCATCGTCGGCGTCCGCGTCACCCACGAGGACGCGACGGTCGACCAGTTGGAGGCCGCCGCCGCGGACAGCCAGCGCCACGCCGTCGAGTCGCTGCTCTCCCGTCGGTTCATCGAGGAGGCGTTCGTCCTCCAGACGTGTAACCGGACCGAGTCGTACGTCGTCGCTCCGGACCACGAGACCGGGCTGTCGGCGCTCTCCCCCGTCGTGGCGGACGTCCCGGAGGACGTCGTCCTCGAAATGGACCACGAAGAGAGCCTGCGCCACCTCCTGCGGGTCGGCGCGGGGCTCGAATCCATCGTCCTCGGCGAGGACCAGATCCTCGGCCAGCTGCGCGACGCCTACGAGGACGCCCGTGGCGTCGGCGGCATCGGCACGCTGCTCGAAGACGGCGTGACGAAGGCCATGCGCGTCGGCGAGCGCGCCCGCAACGAGACGGCCATCAACGAGGGGGTCGTCTCGCTGGCCTCCGCGGCCGTCCGACTGGTGAACAGGGAGTGCGCGCTCGCCGGCGAGACGGCGCTCGTCGTCGGTGCCGGCGAGATGGGACAGCTCGCCGCGAGAGCGCTCGCCGAGCGCGTCGACCGGGTTCTCGTCGCCAATCGGACGGTGCCGCACGCCGAACACGTCGCGGAGACGATCGACGTCGACGCGAGCGCCGTCGCGCTGAACGCCGTCGAGGCCGCCGTCGAATCGGCCCGGATCGTCGTCTCGGCGACGGGGAGCAACGACCACGTCTTCGACGCCGACACCTTCGCGGAGTCGGGCGAGACGTACGTCGTCGACATCGCCCAGCCCCGCGACGTCTCCGCAGACGCCGCCGAGGTCCCCGGCGTCAGCGTCTACGACCTCGACGCGCTGGAGTCGGTCACCGAGGAGACGCGCGCCCAGCGGAAGCGGGCCGCCGAGGAGGTCGAGGAGATCGTCGACGAGGAGTTCGACCGCCTGCTGGCCCAGTACAAGCGAAAGCGGGCCGACCGCGTCATCTCCGCGATGTACGAGAGCGCGGAGCAGGTCAAGGCCGCAGAGCTCAACCGAGCGATGGCCAGCGAGGAGTTCGACGAGGCCCAGCGCGATGTGATGGAGTCGATGGCCGACGCCATCGTCTCGCAGCTGCTCGCGGCCCCGACCCGGAGCCTGCGCGACGCCGCCGAGGACGACGACTGGTCGACCATCCAGACCGCACTGGAGCTGTTCGACCCCGACTTCGGTCCCGATTCCAACGACCCGCCGGCCTTCGTCGAGGACATGGCCGTCGAGGACATCCCCGAGGGGATGCGCGAGGAGATCCCGGCGTCGGTCCTCGACCAGTTGGCCGACGACTGA
- a CDS encoding precorrin-2 dehydrogenase/sirohydrochlorin ferrochelatase family protein: MIPLLHDFTGETVLVFGGGPVGARKARRFAAEAEVVVVSPDFADREFGGAERVRAAPDIDAVREWVDRADPALVVAATDDAALNDAAEAAARDRGALVNRADDHGEQSVGNVVVPATVRDDPVTIAVATGGRSPALSKHLRERFEAEFSGAGEMAELTGDIREELKAADVPPTERRNAVRAVVRNDDVWKALDSGRSKARQVATDVIGDISGDSS; encoded by the coding sequence ATGATTCCGTTACTGCACGACTTCACGGGCGAGACGGTGCTGGTCTTCGGCGGCGGTCCCGTCGGCGCGCGGAAGGCCCGCCGGTTCGCCGCCGAGGCCGAAGTCGTCGTCGTCAGCCCCGACTTCGCCGACCGTGAGTTCGGCGGGGCCGAGCGAGTGCGCGCGGCCCCCGACATCGACGCGGTCCGCGAGTGGGTCGACCGAGCGGACCCGGCGCTCGTCGTCGCCGCGACGGACGACGCCGCCCTCAACGACGCCGCGGAAGCGGCCGCCCGAGACCGGGGCGCGCTCGTCAACCGCGCCGACGACCACGGCGAGCAGTCGGTCGGCAACGTCGTCGTCCCGGCGACCGTCCGCGACGACCCGGTGACGATTGCCGTCGCCACCGGCGGGCGCTCGCCCGCGCTGTCGAAGCACCTCCGCGAGCGCTTCGAGGCGGAGTTTTCCGGCGCTGGCGAGATGGCCGAACTGACCGGCGACATCCGAGAGGAACTGAAAGCGGCGGACGTCCCACCGACCGAACGCCGGAACGCTGTTCGCGCCGTCGTCAGGAACGACGATGTTTGGAAGGCTTTAGATAGTGGCAGGTCCAAGGCACGACAGGTAGCCACAGACGTGATCGGGGATATCTCGGGTGATTCGTCGTGA